One window from the genome of Chloroflexaceae bacterium encodes:
- a CDS encoding 2-oxo acid dehydrogenase subunit E2: MSDSSRVVEPLPAFRQLVRDGMELAGRKHCIHGLLAVDITEPRRQIRCIKQRTGEGLSFTGFIVYCCARAVDEDKHLHAYLDWRNRLVMFDDVDVSLPVERFQDGKPVVLQTVIRAANRKSVVQIHREIRALQAKQLDETQWGRWLRWYVKTPRVLRSLFFRVIQRSPGIVKRFNGTVLVTAVGMFGTGAGWGIPLSGHTLCVTIGGIDTRAILVDGQIQNREHLCLTVSFDHDIVDGAPAARFSERLASLIQAGTGLEDVV; encoded by the coding sequence ATGAGCGATTCTTCGCGGGTGGTTGAGCCGCTGCCCGCGTTTCGCCAACTGGTAAGGGACGGCATGGAACTGGCCGGCAGGAAGCACTGCATCCACGGCCTGCTTGCGGTTGACATCACCGAGCCGCGTCGGCAGATCCGCTGCATCAAGCAGCGGACGGGCGAAGGGCTCTCCTTTACCGGCTTCATCGTCTACTGCTGCGCCAGGGCCGTGGACGAGGACAAGCATCTCCATGCCTATCTCGATTGGCGCAACCGCCTGGTGATGTTCGACGATGTAGACGTTTCCCTCCCCGTAGAACGCTTTCAGGACGGCAAGCCAGTGGTTCTTCAGACGGTCATACGCGCCGCGAACCGCAAATCCGTCGTTCAGATCCACCGGGAGATTCGCGCGTTGCAGGCGAAGCAACTGGATGAGACGCAGTGGGGGCGCTGGTTGCGCTGGTACGTCAAGACTCCGCGCGTTCTCCGCAGCCTGTTCTTCCGCGTGATTCAGAGATCGCCCGGCATCGTGAAGCGCTTCAATGGAACTGTGCTGGTCACTGCGGTAGGCATGTTTGGCACGGGCGCGGGGTGGGGCATCCCGCTTTCCGGGCACACGCTCTGCGTCACCATCGGCGGGATCGATACCAGGGCGATCCTCGTGGATGGTCAGATCCAGAACCGCGAGCATCTCTGTCTGACCGTTAGCTTTGATCACGACATCGTTGACGGCGCCCCGGCGGCCCGCTTCAGCGAGCGCCTCGCCTCACTGATCCAGGCTGGCACGGGGCTGGAGGACGTGGTCTAG
- a CDS encoding endonuclease III — protein sequence MSSIDQPGAPAAPPVPRETFPIDEVMASLRATMPAFQRPLIDQMGVEGTTPFRILIATILSLRTKDTLTAVVAPRLFAAADTPEAMLALGEERIAELIYPVGFYRNKARSIVQICRVLLERHDGAVPADLDALLALPGVGRKTANLVLTAGFGLPGICVDTHVHRICNRWGYVQTKNPDETEQVLRTRLPPEYWIEINGLLVTLGQNICLPVSPRCSACPVAAFCARVGVTRSR from the coding sequence ATGTCGAGTATTGATCAGCCAGGCGCTCCCGCGGCGCCGCCAGTTCCCCGCGAGACGTTCCCCATAGACGAGGTCATGGCGAGCCTGCGCGCGACCATGCCGGCGTTTCAACGCCCGCTGATCGATCAGATGGGCGTGGAGGGCACGACCCCGTTCCGCATCTTGATCGCCACCATCCTCAGCCTGCGCACCAAGGACACCCTTACCGCCGTGGTCGCCCCGCGGCTCTTCGCCGCTGCCGATACGCCAGAAGCGATGCTGGCCCTCGGCGAGGAGCGCATCGCCGAGTTGATCTACCCGGTCGGCTTCTACCGCAACAAGGCGCGGAGCATTGTGCAGATCTGCCGGGTGCTGCTTGAACGCCACGACGGTGCAGTGCCCGCCGATCTCGACGCGCTGCTGGCCCTGCCTGGCGTGGGGCGCAAAACGGCCAACCTGGTGCTCACCGCCGGCTTTGGCCTGCCGGGCATCTGTGTGGATACCCACGTGCACCGGATCTGCAACCGCTGGGGCTATGTGCAAACGAAGAACCCTGACGAGACGGAGCAGGTCCTGCGCACCAGACTCCCCCCTGAATACTGGATCGAGATCAATGGGCTGCTGGTGACCCTGGGGCAGAACATCTGCCTGCCAGTGTCGCCGCGCTGCTCGGCGTGCCCGGTGGCCGCTTTCTGCGCCCGCGTTGGCGTGACGCGCAGCCGGTAG
- a CDS encoding MFS transporter — MARPATSTDLVVHERLPLSTRLAFGAGDLGPAIATIVAGFFQLFFLTTVAGLPPGLAGTILLVVKIWDAVNDPIVGWLTDRTDTRWGRRRPWLLFGAAPFGVLFFLQWIVPPFDVTGKFIYYLAIALLFDTAFTIVNVPYTALTPELTRDYDERTALNSYRFAFSIGGSLLGGILHQTIVGLYPDDPRTGYLVAGAVVGVLIALPFLWCFLGTRERYEPDPEAKDLSLGEQIRYVFRNRPYLFVVGIYLFSWLAVQVTSAVLTFYITFWLRRPDLITTFLLAVQGSALVFLFVWSAVSRRIGKKAVYLVGSVIWIGVQAFLFFLQPEQITLAIILAVIAGAGVATAYLVPWSMMPDVIELDELETGQRREGMFYGFMVLLQKLGLAAGLFLVGLGLQVAGFNENLPADLQPDSARLAIRLMIGPVPTLVLICGMLLTWFYPITREKHEAVLAQLAARRTRAAAPPSRE; from the coding sequence ATGGCCAGGCCCGCCACCTCTACTGACCTCGTTGTCCACGAGCGGCTGCCCCTGAGCACCAGACTCGCCTTCGGCGCCGGCGACCTGGGGCCGGCCATCGCCACTATCGTCGCCGGGTTCTTTCAGCTCTTCTTCCTCACCACCGTGGCCGGCCTGCCGCCGGGCCTGGCAGGAACCATCCTGCTGGTCGTGAAGATCTGGGACGCGGTGAACGACCCGATCGTTGGCTGGCTGACCGACCGCACCGATACCCGCTGGGGCCGCCGCCGCCCCTGGCTGCTCTTCGGCGCGGCCCCCTTCGGAGTGCTGTTCTTCCTCCAGTGGATCGTTCCGCCCTTCGATGTCACCGGCAAGTTCATCTACTATCTGGCCATCGCCCTGCTCTTCGACACCGCCTTCACCATCGTCAACGTCCCCTACACCGCCCTCACCCCCGAGTTGACCCGCGACTATGACGAGCGCACCGCCCTGAACTCTTACCGCTTCGCGTTCAGCATCGGCGGCAGCCTCCTCGGCGGCATTCTGCACCAGACCATCGTCGGCCTTTACCCCGATGATCCCCGAACCGGCTACCTGGTGGCCGGGGCCGTGGTGGGGGTGCTGATCGCTCTGCCGTTCCTGTGGTGCTTCCTCGGCACCCGCGAACGCTACGAACCTGACCCCGAGGCGAAGGACCTCTCTCTGGGCGAGCAGATCCGCTATGTTTTCCGCAACCGGCCCTATCTGTTCGTAGTGGGGATCTACCTGTTTTCCTGGCTGGCCGTGCAGGTCACCTCGGCGGTGTTGACCTTCTACATCACCTTCTGGCTGCGCCGGCCGGATCTGATCACCACTTTTCTCCTGGCGGTGCAGGGTTCGGCGCTGGTGTTTCTCTTCGTCTGGAGCGCGGTGAGCCGGCGCATCGGCAAGAAGGCGGTTTACCTGGTCGGCAGTGTGATCTGGATCGGCGTGCAGGCGTTTCTCTTTTTTCTACAGCCCGAACAGATCACCCTGGCGATCATATTGGCGGTGATCGCCGGAGCGGGGGTCGCCACGGCCTACCTGGTACCCTGGAGCATGATGCCTGACGTAATTGAGCTTGACGAACTGGAGACCGGCCAGCGGCGCGAGGGGATGTTCTACGGCTTCATGGTGCTGCTACAGAAACTGGGGCTGGCCGCGGGCCTGTTCCTGGTGGGGTTGGGGTTGCAGGTTGCCGGGTTCAACGAAAACCTTCCCGCCGACCTGCAACCCGACTCGGCCCGCCTGGCCATTCGCCTGATGATCGGCCCCGTGCCGACTCTCGTCCTCATCTGCGGGATGCTCCTGACCTGGTTCTATCCCATCACCCGCGAGAAGCACGAGGCTGTCCTGGCCCAACTGGCCGCCCGCCGCACCCGGGCCGCTGCTCCACCATCTCGGGAATAA
- a CDS encoding VWA domain-containing protein: protein MLVSFVHPEALWLLALLPLLWLFAWATRPSYRARLSRWRYLALLGARSAMLAALVLALAGAQVVRPVDDTAVVFLIDGSDSVAPAQRERALAYVNEALAAGQPADRAAVVVFGANAVVERAPQPPAPLPRLTSAVTGNRTDIAEAVLLGLALLPADAQKRLVLLSDGAQNLGDAAEAARLAALRGVPIEVIPLPAEGGADVRLVGLDAPATAREGQEAPLTLRIESDLRGLARVEVFADGQLVAAEEVTLIEGEQSLLVRAPAGEAGFRRFEARISAAGDAQPLNNTAGAFTQVEGPPRVLLVAEAEDRAAPLRAALTAAGLRPTLVGPAQVAADPAALRQFAAVILVEVPASAVPPALQRALVTYVREQGGGLAMIGGANSFGAGGWRRTPIAEILPVDLDPPARERRPDLALALVIDRSGSMGDTAGPGRNRLDLAKDAVFLATQGLAASDQLGIYVFDDRATTVLPLQPLPSLAAIEDALGLVSLGGGTNIRAGVELAAPALIGADARVKHMILLTDGLDNSNYADLVEQLRENQVTITVVSIGGAANPRLERAAREGGGAFYRVTRADQVPAIFLSETVRAAERDLVEEVVTPAVALSAPPVRDLGGLPPLYGYNNTGPRATARTFLITPDGAPLLAVWQVGLGRTLAWTSDLKGQWAAEWIGWEQFPRFAAGLVDAVLPPAGDGRLTLEMRADGGEATLNLAVSDAEGLPAQVAAVQGRLLDPAGDGIPLSFTQVAPGRYRAIAPADQPGVYLAQVNALDAAGQPLVATSGGLVVSYSPEYRPDAAGAALLESLATISGGRVAPPADSLFEAPGQRVGRVTAISQPLLWLALALLPLDIALHRLFWRPAGPLRFPARRARPTPEPEAADALLTRLRAARERARRPAPPPAARAPRPPTAETSAAPPVPAPAPADDRLAALLAAKQRRKRSE from the coding sequence ATGCTGGTCTCTTTCGTCCATCCCGAAGCCCTCTGGCTCCTTGCGCTCCTGCCGCTGCTGTGGCTCTTTGCCTGGGCCACCCGCCCTTCCTACCGGGCGCGCCTGAGCCGCTGGCGTTACCTGGCGCTGCTTGGCGCGCGCAGTGCCATGCTCGCCGCGCTGGTGCTGGCGCTGGCCGGCGCCCAGGTGGTGCGGCCCGTGGACGATACGGCAGTCGTCTTTTTGATTGACGGCAGCGACTCGGTGGCTCCCGCGCAGCGCGAGCGCGCCCTGGCGTATGTCAATGAGGCGCTGGCGGCCGGGCAGCCCGCCGACCGGGCCGCAGTGGTCGTGTTCGGCGCCAACGCGGTCGTGGAACGGGCCCCGCAGCCGCCCGCCCCGCTGCCGCGCCTGACCTCGGCGGTGACGGGCAATCGCACCGATATCGCCGAAGCGGTGCTGCTGGGCCTGGCGCTCCTGCCCGCTGATGCCCAGAAGCGCCTCGTCCTGCTCTCCGACGGGGCGCAGAACCTGGGCGACGCGGCGGAGGCGGCGCGCCTCGCCGCACTGCGCGGCGTGCCCATCGAGGTGATCCCCCTTCCGGCCGAGGGCGGCGCCGATGTGCGCCTCGTCGGGCTCGATGCCCCGGCAACGGCCCGCGAAGGCCAGGAGGCGCCTCTGACCCTCAGGATCGAGAGCGATCTGCGCGGGTTGGCCCGGGTGGAAGTGTTCGCCGATGGGCAACTGGTGGCTGCCGAGGAAGTGACGCTCATCGAAGGCGAGCAGTCGCTCCTGGTGCGCGCGCCGGCTGGCGAAGCCGGTTTCCGCCGCTTCGAGGCGCGCATCAGCGCCGCCGGGGACGCCCAGCCGCTCAACAATACCGCCGGCGCCTTCACCCAGGTTGAGGGGCCGCCGCGCGTGCTGCTGGTGGCCGAAGCGGAGGATCGCGCCGCGCCCCTGCGCGCCGCGCTCACTGCCGCCGGGCTGCGCCCGACCCTGGTTGGCCCTGCGCAGGTCGCCGCCGACCCCGCCGCGCTGCGCCAGTTCGCCGCCGTTATTCTGGTGGAGGTCCCCGCCAGCGCGGTTCCGCCGGCCCTCCAGCGGGCGCTGGTCACCTATGTGCGTGAGCAGGGCGGCGGGCTGGCGATGATCGGCGGCGCGAACTCGTTTGGCGCCGGCGGCTGGCGGCGCACCCCTATCGCCGAGATCCTCCCCGTGGACCTGGATCCGCCCGCCCGCGAGCGACGCCCCGATCTGGCTCTGGCCCTGGTGATTGACCGCAGCGGCAGTATGGGCGATACGGCTGGTCCCGGGCGCAACCGGCTCGACCTGGCCAAAGACGCCGTCTTTCTGGCCACTCAGGGCCTGGCCGCCAGCGATCAACTCGGCATCTACGTGTTCGATGACCGGGCGACCACAGTGCTGCCGTTGCAACCATTGCCGTCCCTGGCCGCCATCGAAGACGCCCTGGGTCTGGTGAGCCTCGGCGGAGGCACCAACATCCGCGCTGGCGTCGAACTCGCCGCCCCGGCGCTAATCGGCGCCGATGCTCGCGTCAAGCACATGATCCTGCTGACCGACGGCCTGGATAACAGCAACTACGCTGACCTGGTTGAGCAACTGCGAGAAAACCAGGTTACCATCACCGTCGTCTCTATCGGCGGAGCAGCGAACCCGCGCCTCGAACGCGCCGCCCGCGAAGGCGGCGGCGCCTTCTACCGCGTGACCCGCGCCGACCAGGTGCCGGCGATCTTCCTCAGCGAGACCGTGCGCGCCGCCGAGCGCGACCTGGTGGAGGAGGTCGTGACGCCGGCAGTTGCCCTGTCCGCTCCCCCGGTGCGCGACCTGGGGGGTTTGCCGCCCCTCTATGGCTACAACAACACCGGCCCTCGCGCAACCGCCCGCACCTTCCTCATCACCCCTGACGGCGCGCCGCTCCTGGCCGTCTGGCAGGTGGGCCTGGGGCGCACCCTGGCCTGGACCAGCGATCTCAAGGGTCAGTGGGCCGCCGAGTGGATCGGCTGGGAGCAGTTTCCGCGTTTCGCCGCCGGCCTGGTTGATGCCGTGCTGCCCCCGGCGGGCGACGGGCGCCTGACGCTGGAGATGCGCGCTGATGGCGGGGAGGCGACGCTCAACCTGGCGGTGAGCGACGCCGAGGGCCTGCCCGCCCAGGTGGCCGCCGTCCAGGGGCGGCTCCTCGACCCGGCAGGCGACGGCATTCCACTGAGCTTCACCCAGGTGGCCCCCGGCCGTTACCGCGCCATCGCCCCGGCTGACCAGCCCGGCGTGTACCTGGCGCAGGTCAACGCTCTCGATGCCGCAGGACAGCCCCTCGTAGCGACCAGCGGCGGCCTGGTGGTCAGCTATTCGCCGGAATACCGCCCGGACGCGGCGGGCGCGGCCCTGCTCGAGTCGCTGGCGACGATCAGCGGCGGGCGCGTCGCCCCGCCGGCAGACAGCCTGTTTGAGGCCCCGGGACAGCGAGTCGGGCGCGTGACGGCGATCAGCCAGCCGCTCCTCTGGCTGGCCCTTGCCCTTCTCCCGCTGGATATCGCTCTACACCGGCTGTTTTGGCGGCCCGCTGGCCCGCTACGCTTCCCGGCGCGGCGCGCCCGGCCAACGCCTGAGCCGGAGGCCGCCGATGCGCTGCTGACCCGCCTCCGGGCTGCCCGCGAGCGCGCCCGGCGCCCCGCGCCACCCCCGGCGGCGCGGGCGCCCCGGCCCCCCACGGCGGAGACGTCAGCTGCGCCGCCCGTCCCGGCCCCCGCGCCCGCCGACGACCGCCTGGCAGCGCTCCTGGCCGCCAAACAGCGCCGTAAGCGGTCAGAGTAG